One Vibrio pomeroyi genomic region harbors:
- a CDS encoding DUF3612 domain-containing protein, with the protein MEDLSARCIRINPEYAPSVSYLSMIERGKRVPSIDMLEVIAQVFQKNPTWFLDDESEQQAIAPDKGNRGGISGMALEPSFLFSNDILQIAIPEMLSQTGISGRQFAHLLIRAHQESNQNHFPDLERAAEEVGLKRLNLSVEDLIDIARTLGINIRWVTRTPQDVVDELGINAKQLVTSFFEPPGTIFLNEILKEYPTRLKYDLSVYIGHCILHSKEGLKSVLSVGNNNTWDDNQVSGSSQLNSQDILQAWRDFESSFFAGALLCPKVPFRQLLDRTGYEIDVHKRAGVSPSVAMRRMTVVSPYPHWHYFDAYGPGKLKAVYRGNGIPLPWGNMRTVADPCQHWAVFRRLSEPRAGSSAQISILNVGDEPRIYCCESINMTDPAGNNRVLCAGIDLNPAIDAQGGNSREIAEQLKASCVNNGGSVAIPRNIKKDLTTIAKILNINWIERGIETEARLICSRGGECPRQPSCYSKCGEC; encoded by the coding sequence ATGGAAGATCTGTCTGCGCGTTGTATTAGAATCAACCCAGAATACGCGCCTTCCGTTTCTTACCTTTCAATGATTGAACGTGGAAAGCGGGTGCCAAGCATCGACATGCTGGAAGTGATCGCGCAGGTCTTTCAGAAGAACCCTACGTGGTTTCTCGACGACGAATCAGAACAACAAGCCATAGCTCCAGATAAAGGGAACCGAGGTGGGATAAGCGGTATGGCGCTCGAGCCTAGCTTTCTTTTCTCCAACGACATCCTGCAAATTGCCATACCCGAGATGTTGTCACAAACCGGTATCTCTGGTCGCCAGTTTGCACACCTATTAATTCGAGCACACCAAGAGAGCAATCAAAACCACTTCCCTGACCTTGAGCGTGCCGCAGAGGAAGTTGGCCTAAAACGCCTCAACCTCAGCGTGGAAGACCTCATAGACATCGCGAGAACACTTGGAATCAATATCCGTTGGGTAACACGCACACCTCAAGATGTGGTCGATGAGCTCGGCATCAACGCCAAGCAACTAGTGACCTCGTTCTTCGAACCTCCAGGTACGATCTTCTTAAACGAAATTCTTAAAGAGTACCCAACTCGTCTGAAATACGACCTGTCGGTTTACATCGGCCATTGCATTTTGCATAGCAAAGAAGGATTAAAGAGTGTGTTGTCAGTCGGCAATAACAACACATGGGACGATAACCAAGTATCAGGCTCTTCCCAACTCAACTCTCAAGATATTCTTCAAGCATGGCGAGACTTTGAATCAAGCTTCTTTGCTGGCGCGTTGTTATGCCCGAAAGTCCCATTCAGACAACTGCTCGATCGTACTGGTTACGAAATCGACGTTCACAAAAGAGCAGGGGTTTCCCCCTCTGTTGCGATGCGTCGAATGACGGTAGTATCGCCCTACCCTCACTGGCACTACTTTGATGCTTATGGACCGGGGAAACTCAAGGCGGTATACCGCGGAAACGGGATTCCACTGCCTTGGGGGAATATGAGAACGGTCGCTGACCCATGTCAACATTGGGCTGTGTTCCGTCGATTATCTGAACCTAGGGCGGGTAGCTCTGCTCAGATCTCCATTTTGAATGTGGGTGATGAGCCAAGAATCTACTGCTGTGAATCCATCAATATGACGGATCCAGCGGGCAACAATCGCGTTTTGTGTGCTGGTATAGATCTCAACCCTGCGATTGATGCTCAAGGCGGTAATTCGAGAGAAATAGCAGAGCAGCTTAAGGCGTCATGCGTCAACAATGGCGGCTCTGTAGCAATACCGCGTAACATCAAGAAAGATCTCACGACAATAGCCAAGATTCTAAATATAAATTGGATTGAACGTGGGATTGAGACAGAGGCGAGGCTTATCTGCTCCAGAGGCGGAGAATGCCCACGCCAACCAAGCTGTTACTCAAAGTGTGGTGAGTGTTAA
- the codB gene encoding cytosine permease, translating into MAADNNYSLGPVPTSARKGVASLTMVMLGLTFFSASMWTGGSLGTGLSFNDFFLAVLIGNLILGIYTSFLGYIGSSTGLSTHLLARFSFGTKGSWLPSALLGGTQVGWFGVGVAMFAIPVQKATGIDTNTLIIVSGLLMTGTVYFGIKALMVLSAIAVPAIAILGGYSVLTAVDSVGGLEQLQLIKPETPMDFSMALAMVVGSFVSAGTLTADFVRFGKKPASAVLITMVAFFIGNSLMFIFGAAGAAATGQSDISDVMIAQGLLLPAIIVLGLNIWTTNENALYASGLGLSNITGRSSTTMSIINGIIGTIFALWLYNNFVGWLTFLSLAIPPIGGVIIADFFANRKRYKDFANAEFQTVNWAGIIAVATGVAAGHFLPGVVPLNAVLGGAISYLVLNPLLNKKALKSQAA; encoded by the coding sequence ATGGCTGCTGATAATAACTACAGTCTAGGGCCGGTTCCTACATCGGCTAGGAAAGGAGTCGCTTCACTCACCATGGTAATGCTTGGACTCACTTTCTTCTCTGCAAGTATGTGGACAGGTGGTTCACTCGGGACAGGCCTCTCATTCAACGATTTCTTCCTCGCCGTTCTCATCGGTAACCTAATTCTTGGTATTTACACTTCTTTTCTTGGCTACATCGGCTCATCTACTGGCCTCTCTACTCACCTCCTAGCGCGTTTCTCTTTCGGTACAAAAGGCTCATGGCTTCCTTCTGCTCTACTTGGTGGTACACAAGTCGGTTGGTTTGGCGTAGGTGTAGCGATGTTTGCAATTCCGGTACAGAAAGCGACGGGCATTGATACCAACACCTTGATTATTGTGTCAGGCCTTTTGATGACAGGTACGGTGTACTTCGGTATTAAAGCGCTAATGGTGCTTTCAGCGATTGCTGTTCCAGCGATTGCTATTCTTGGTGGTTACTCAGTATTGACTGCGGTAGACAGCGTTGGCGGACTAGAACAGCTACAACTGATTAAACCAGAAACTCCAATGGACTTCTCAATGGCCTTAGCAATGGTTGTAGGTTCATTTGTTAGTGCAGGTACGCTAACGGCCGATTTTGTTCGCTTTGGTAAGAAGCCAGCGAGCGCAGTATTGATCACAATGGTTGCATTCTTCATCGGTAACTCGCTGATGTTCATCTTCGGCGCAGCCGGTGCAGCAGCGACAGGCCAATCAGACATTTCAGATGTGATGATTGCACAAGGACTACTGCTTCCAGCAATCATCGTTCTTGGCTTGAACATCTGGACAACCAATGAAAACGCACTTTATGCATCTGGCCTTGGTTTATCTAACATCACTGGTCGCTCAAGTACTACAATGTCTATCATTAACGGCATCATCGGTACGATTTTCGCGCTTTGGTTGTACAACAACTTCGTAGGTTGGCTAACCTTCCTATCGTTGGCGATTCCACCAATTGGTGGCGTAATCATCGCTGACTTCTTCGCGAACCGTAAACGTTACAAAGATTTTGCAAATGCAGAGTTCCAAACCGTTAATTGGGCTGGCATTATCGCGGTAGCAACAGGCGTAGCCGCTGGTCACTTCCTTCCTGGCGTTGTTCCTTTAAACGCAGTGTTAGGTGGTGCAATCAGTTACCTCGTGCTTAATCCTCTATTGAACAAAAAAGCTCTGAAATCTCAGGCCGCTTAA
- a CDS encoding DEAD/DEAH box helicase, with translation MSFTSLGLSEPILKAIEAQGYDKPSPIQEKAVPAVLTGKDVMAAAQTGTGKTAGFTLPILEILSKGTRVRQNQVRALVLTPTRELAAQVNGSVVKYGINLPLTSTVVFGGVKINPQMQKLRKGSDVLVATPGRLLDLYNQNAVRFDQLEILVLDEADRMLDMGFIRDIRKILAFLPKKRQNLLFSATFSDDIRSLAKGLVNNPVEISVSPANSTAKTVEQSIYPVDKKKKSAMLAKLIKDNDWRQVLVFSKTKHGANKLARFLEEQDITAAPIHGNKSQGARTKALENFKTGKVRVLVATDIAARGIDIPQLPQVVNFDLPHVSEDYVHRIGRTGRAGEVGKAISLVCADEVGELFGIERLIQQVLERRELEGFSPVNKLPESRLDTRPIKPKKPKKAKQPREHADGQRSGDNARGHKPAGKNKRHVPGTGSAPKRKPTSGKKPAENNAAAGEDKSVRNNGSNFKRGSAGNKPSANKTGNQSTLSKPSGAGKANGSGKPKSSGQSNNTGKPAGKPKKSGYGGSYGPSKSSNKPAGSKPSTNKPSRSRSKPAPQK, from the coding sequence ATGAGTTTTACCTCCCTTGGCCTTTCTGAACCGATCCTTAAAGCTATTGAAGCACAAGGTTACGATAAGCCATCACCAATCCAAGAGAAAGCCGTACCAGCTGTCCTAACGGGCAAAGATGTAATGGCCGCTGCTCAAACAGGTACAGGTAAAACTGCAGGCTTCACGCTACCTATTCTTGAAATCTTATCAAAAGGCACTCGCGTACGTCAGAATCAAGTTCGTGCACTTGTGTTAACTCCAACTCGTGAACTTGCTGCGCAGGTGAATGGCAGTGTAGTGAAGTACGGTATTAACTTACCTCTTACTTCTACCGTTGTGTTTGGTGGCGTGAAAATTAACCCTCAGATGCAAAAATTGCGTAAAGGTAGTGATGTGCTAGTGGCAACACCGGGTCGTCTACTTGACCTATACAATCAAAATGCAGTGCGTTTCGATCAACTAGAGATCCTAGTGCTAGATGAAGCGGACCGTATGCTAGACATGGGTTTCATCCGTGACATCCGTAAGATCTTGGCTTTCTTGCCTAAGAAACGTCAGAACCTACTGTTCTCTGCGACCTTCTCTGATGATATCCGTAGCTTGGCAAAAGGTTTGGTGAATAACCCAGTAGAGATCTCGGTAAGCCCTGCAAACTCTACGGCGAAGACCGTTGAGCAAAGCATCTACCCAGTAGACAAAAAGAAAAAGAGCGCAATGCTAGCGAAGCTAATCAAAGACAATGATTGGCGACAAGTGTTGGTATTCAGCAAAACAAAACACGGTGCTAACAAGCTTGCTCGTTTCCTTGAAGAGCAAGACATCACTGCTGCGCCAATTCACGGTAACAAGAGCCAAGGCGCACGTACCAAAGCCCTAGAGAACTTCAAAACGGGTAAGGTTCGAGTGCTTGTAGCAACAGACATCGCAGCACGTGGTATCGATATCCCACAACTGCCTCAAGTGGTTAACTTCGACCTTCCTCATGTATCAGAAGACTATGTACACCGTATTGGTCGTACAGGCCGTGCTGGTGAAGTGGGTAAAGCTATCTCATTAGTTTGTGCTGATGAAGTGGGTGAACTGTTCGGTATTGAGCGCCTGATTCAACAAGTGCTAGAGCGTCGTGAACTTGAAGGCTTCTCGCCAGTAAACAAGCTGCCAGAGTCTCGTTTGGACACACGTCCAATCAAGCCTAAGAAGCCGAAGAAAGCGAAACAACCACGTGAACACGCAGACGGTCAACGTTCTGGTGACAACGCTCGTGGTCACAAGCCAGCAGGCAAGAATAAACGTCACGTACCGGGTACAGGTTCTGCGCCAAAGCGTAAGCCGACATCGGGTAAGAAACCTGCCGAAAATAACGCAGCAGCGGGCGAAGATAAGTCTGTAAGAAACAACGGCAGCAACTTCAAGCGCGGTAGTGCAGGCAATAAGCCCTCTGCGAACAAAACCGGTAATCAAAGTACTTTGAGCAAGCCAAGCGGTGCGGGTAAAGCAAACGGTTCTGGCAAGCCAAAAAGCTCAGGTCAGTCAAACAATACAGGCAAGCCAGCAGGTAAACCTAAGAAGTCAGGTTACGGTGGCAGCTATGGCCCAAGCAAGTCATCGAACAAGCCAGCAGGAAGCAAGCCTTCGACAAACAAACCGTCTCGAAGCCGCTCTAAGCCAGCTCCTCAGAAATAA
- a CDS encoding AraC family transcriptional regulator, translating to MNNCNFLRALGILGVYQYAAANRDLDMDSLGIPKSVFANAMNLIPVNEVDQWYGLLEQKTRDPDIILKLADRVDIEKLGPLANWFFSGHDLASAIRRVNIGLHCLQSGAFLYGAQVGTLIKWCYDNPEYSEVGKVHDSVRIAIFMMKILRRYLGPDFKPAAVSIAGYRENTELYHEYFGCNIQWGQPRTEVWIPSKLRLSINQSPAAGKMSLAMNFHDLDNYLNMPDAGDEHKVTYEMINYSRHFGLPTLHKVSSLLGLSEQQFQRRLHKLGVNFSTIMGYALSNVAVELLSYKLPVEEVAKRLGYTNVASFNRMFKKHRGLTPKQYVERFWTDL from the coding sequence ATGAACAATTGTAACTTCCTAAGAGCACTAGGAATTTTAGGTGTATATCAGTATGCGGCGGCCAATCGTGACTTAGATATGGACTCTTTGGGTATTCCAAAGTCAGTATTTGCTAACGCGATGAACCTGATTCCAGTGAATGAAGTGGACCAATGGTATGGCTTACTCGAGCAGAAAACCCGCGATCCTGACATCATTTTGAAGCTGGCTGATAGGGTGGATATTGAGAAGTTAGGGCCTCTGGCGAACTGGTTTTTTTCAGGGCATGACCTTGCTTCTGCGATTCGTCGAGTCAACATTGGGCTGCACTGTTTACAGTCGGGGGCTTTCTTGTATGGCGCGCAAGTTGGGACACTCATTAAATGGTGTTATGACAACCCTGAGTATTCTGAGGTTGGTAAAGTACATGACTCGGTGCGTATCGCGATTTTTATGATGAAGATCCTAAGGCGTTACCTAGGGCCTGACTTCAAGCCAGCAGCGGTATCCATTGCAGGCTATCGTGAGAATACTGAGCTTTATCACGAGTACTTTGGGTGCAATATCCAATGGGGGCAACCACGCACAGAGGTTTGGATTCCGAGCAAACTAAGGCTATCCATTAATCAGTCTCCGGCGGCAGGTAAAATGAGCTTGGCGATGAATTTCCACGATTTAGACAACTATCTCAACATGCCAGATGCAGGTGATGAACATAAGGTCACCTATGAGATGATCAATTACAGTCGTCATTTTGGTTTACCAACATTGCACAAGGTTTCCAGCTTATTAGGACTCTCTGAGCAGCAGTTTCAACGCCGTTTGCATAAGTTGGGTGTCAACTTTTCCACCATCATGGGTTATGCACTGAGCAATGTTGCCGTGGAGTTGTTGAGCTATAAACTCCCAGTCGAAGAGGTCGCGAAACGTTTAGGCTACACCAATGTGGCAAGCTTTAATCGAATGTTTAAAAAGCACCGTGGCTTAACGCCAAAGCAATATGTTGAGCGATTTTGGACGGATTTATAG
- a CDS encoding GGDEF domain-containing protein: MKKDEFQKSTANLKKAVPLMMKNRVSTTPANYALWYTYVDNAIPQLTQDMDGILEHYGICPPAVGEQLYNNYVASKSETNINDLRANLELLVSEVSNSMNDTLTDTSAFSDMIDKSFEDLARVDNESLSIDEVMTLVRQLVSESRHIRHSTQFLNSQLNSATSEITKLKSQLVEVQKDALFDSTTTLYNRRSFDRDIETLCGAQQSLCLILLDIDHFKNFNDTYGHLFGDMVLKGIARKLKLSCREGISAYRFGGEEFALIVPNKSVRIARQLADTNRRSLEKLSIKDRRSGQQVGNITASFGVAELEPGESAQSLIERADKLLYEAKSLGRNRVMPL, encoded by the coding sequence ATGAAGAAAGACGAATTTCAGAAATCCACCGCAAATCTAAAAAAAGCGGTGCCTCTTATGATGAAGAACAGGGTGTCTACCACACCGGCAAATTACGCACTTTGGTACACCTATGTCGACAATGCTATCCCACAGCTAACTCAAGACATGGATGGTATTTTAGAACACTACGGTATCTGCCCTCCTGCCGTTGGTGAACAGCTTTACAACAATTACGTTGCTAGCAAATCCGAAACCAATATCAACGACCTCCGTGCGAATTTAGAACTGTTAGTTTCTGAAGTGTCGAACTCGATGAACGACACACTGACCGATACCTCTGCTTTCTCTGACATGATCGACAAAAGCTTCGAGGACTTGGCTCGTGTTGATAACGAAAGCTTATCTATCGATGAAGTGATGACACTGGTTCGTCAGCTGGTTTCGGAATCTCGTCATATTCGTCACTCTACTCAGTTTTTAAACTCGCAACTGAACTCGGCTACGTCAGAAATCACCAAACTGAAAAGCCAACTTGTCGAAGTTCAGAAAGACGCGCTTTTTGATAGCACAACCACACTGTATAACCGTCGTTCGTTCGACCGTGATATAGAAACCTTATGTGGAGCGCAACAATCTCTGTGTCTGATTCTTCTCGATATCGACCACTTTAAAAATTTCAACGACACCTATGGTCACTTGTTTGGCGATATGGTTCTTAAAGGAATAGCTCGCAAACTTAAACTAAGTTGTCGTGAAGGTATTTCTGCTTATCGCTTCGGTGGCGAAGAGTTCGCACTCATTGTGCCAAACAAATCTGTGCGTATTGCTCGTCAGCTTGCTGATACCAACCGTCGCTCTCTCGAGAAACTGTCGATTAAAGATCGCCGTAGCGGTCAGCAGGTTGGTAATATCACCGCATCGTTTGGTGTGGCCGAACTTGAACCGGGTGAATCAGCACAATCGCTGATCGAACGCGCTGATAAGCTACTTTATGAAGCGAAATCACTGGGTCGTAACCGAGTAATGCCTTTGTAA
- a CDS encoding cytosine deaminase, protein MTTLLIKNAKLQDQEGLKQILIENGQFSRILDNDAQINHQGDILDAEGGIAVTPFCEPHIHLDTTQTAGEPNWNISGTLFEGIERWAERKELLSIEDVKSRAKQTLKWQIANGVQHVRTHVDVSDPTLVALRAMVEVREEMKEWVDIQIVAFPQEGILSYPNGKELLEEAVKIGADVIGAIPHFEFTREYGVESLHYVFELARKYDCLIDVHCDEIDDEQSRFVETLAALAHKFEMGEKVTASHTTAMGSYNGAYASRLFRLLKMSGINFVANPLVNIHLQGRFDDYPKRRGVTRVKEMLAANINVCFGHDDVFDPWYPLGTANMLQVLHMGLHVTQVMGYDQINNSLDLISKNSARTLNIQDNFGIEEGKPGSLLILPADNGFDAVRRQVPVQYSVRHGKVIAETQPAKTKINLAQTEDINFKR, encoded by the coding sequence ATGACAACCCTATTAATCAAGAACGCGAAACTTCAAGACCAAGAGGGCTTGAAACAGATTCTGATTGAAAATGGTCAATTTTCTCGCATTCTCGATAATGACGCACAAATCAATCATCAAGGTGACATCCTTGATGCTGAAGGTGGCATTGCTGTTACACCGTTCTGTGAACCGCACATCCACCTAGATACCACTCAAACCGCTGGTGAGCCTAACTGGAACATCTCTGGCACTTTGTTTGAAGGTATTGAGCGTTGGGCTGAGCGTAAAGAACTGCTATCAATTGAAGACGTAAAATCTCGTGCGAAGCAAACACTGAAATGGCAGATCGCTAACGGTGTTCAACACGTGCGTACTCACGTTGACGTATCTGACCCAACGTTAGTTGCGTTAAGAGCGATGGTTGAAGTTCGTGAAGAGATGAAAGAGTGGGTCGACATTCAGATCGTTGCATTCCCTCAGGAAGGCATTCTTTCATACCCTAACGGCAAAGAGTTGCTTGAAGAAGCCGTAAAGATCGGCGCTGACGTTATTGGTGCTATCCCTCACTTCGAATTCACTCGTGAATACGGTGTTGAATCTCTGCATTACGTGTTCGAGCTTGCACGCAAGTACGACTGTCTGATCGACGTTCACTGTGATGAAATCGACGACGAACAATCTCGTTTTGTTGAAACACTGGCAGCCCTTGCTCATAAATTTGAGATGGGTGAAAAGGTAACGGCAAGCCACACAACGGCGATGGGTTCTTACAACGGTGCTTACGCGTCTCGTCTGTTCCGTCTATTGAAGATGTCTGGTATCAACTTCGTAGCAAACCCGTTAGTGAACATTCACTTACAAGGCCGTTTCGACGATTACCCGAAACGCCGTGGCGTGACTCGTGTGAAAGAGATGCTAGCAGCAAACATCAACGTTTGTTTTGGCCACGATGACGTGTTTGACCCATGGTACCCACTGGGTACAGCGAACATGCTTCAAGTTCTGCACATGGGACTGCACGTAACACAGGTTATGGGCTACGACCAAATCAACAACTCGCTAGATTTGATCAGCAAAAACTCTGCTCGCACATTGAACATCCAAGACAACTTCGGTATCGAAGAAGGTAAGCCAGGTAGCCTACTGATTCTTCCTGCTGATAATGGCTTTGATGCAGTGCGTCGCCAAGTACCAGTGCAGTATTCAGTACGCCACGGCAAGGTGATCGCAGAGACTCAGCCAGCTAAAACAAAAATTAACTTAGCTCAAACAGAAGATATCAACTTCAAGCGTTAA
- a CDS encoding aldolase/citrate lyase/malate synthase family protein — MNMLTFDKTEIQKQSKPFIAEAVFAVETISANQQTEKQVKAKQLLDRLFPLEHGSHQDVTSYVVDYRHIMAYFKDGQHSGLKHPKQFVAYMGEKSDPDSILFRDGSGSHLEVMFGCHKGTGCIELVEIDDIQLESCTTFGQSPMEATSSTLHQETIAAMRHWISLVKGDEKGKPKACSEDKEFRAKSGEDYCLNYCFQI, encoded by the coding sequence ATGAATATGCTTACATTCGATAAAACAGAAATCCAAAAACAATCAAAGCCATTTATCGCTGAAGCTGTCTTTGCCGTGGAGACAATCAGTGCAAACCAGCAAACTGAAAAGCAAGTGAAAGCAAAGCAATTACTTGACCGTCTGTTCCCACTGGAGCATGGCTCACACCAAGACGTAACGAGCTACGTAGTCGATTACCGCCATATCATGGCTTACTTTAAAGATGGTCAACACAGCGGTCTGAAGCACCCTAAGCAGTTTGTGGCTTACATGGGTGAGAAGAGTGACCCAGACTCAATCTTGTTCCGTGATGGCAGCGGAAGCCACCTAGAAGTGATGTTTGGTTGTCACAAAGGGACGGGGTGTATTGAGCTAGTAGAGATTGATGACATTCAGTTAGAGTCGTGCACGACCTTCGGTCAATCACCAATGGAAGCAACGAGCTCTACATTACATCAAGAGACTATTGCAGCAATGCGTCACTGGATCAGCCTGGTAAAAGGTGACGAGAAAGGAAAACCAAAAGCGTGCAGTGAAGATAAAGAGTTCAGAGCTAAGAGTGGTGAAGACTACTGCCTGAATTACTGCTTCCAGATTTAA
- the cspE gene encoding transcription antiterminator/RNA stability regulator CspE, with protein MSNTNTGTVKWFNEEKGFGFISQDNGGADVFVHFRAIVSEGFKTLKEGQKVSFEVENGQKGLQAANVVAQ; from the coding sequence ATGTCTAACACAAATACTGGCACTGTAAAATGGTTTAACGAAGAGAAAGGTTTCGGCTTCATTTCTCAAGACAACGGCGGCGCTGACGTATTCGTACACTTCCGTGCTATCGTTTCTGAAGGCTTCAAAACTCTGAAAGAAGGCCAAAAGGTTTCTTTCGAAGTTGAAAACGGTCAAAAAGGCCTACAAGCAGCAAACGTTGTTGCTCAATAA
- a CDS encoding MFS transporter, whose protein sequence is MSLLSVPFVGTGADTALHVVAGVVLVATIAAACYGFWRVHELPINKAHSKDHHQLGLITALTWIGFVWHWVWVLAVILAFVDMEKAIINLRDTWKSPAAPKEQATTDKQDEESQAC, encoded by the coding sequence ATGAGTTTACTTAGTGTCCCATTTGTCGGAACAGGCGCAGATACTGCACTACATGTAGTGGCTGGCGTAGTGTTAGTCGCAACTATCGCGGCAGCATGTTACGGGTTCTGGCGTGTACATGAATTACCAATCAATAAAGCTCACAGTAAAGATCATCACCAGCTCGGTTTGATTACCGCATTAACATGGATTGGTTTTGTATGGCATTGGGTATGGGTACTCGCGGTAATCTTGGCATTTGTTGATATGGAAAAAGCCATCATCAACCTAAGAGACACATGGAAATCTCCGGCAGCACCTAAGGAACAGGCAACGACCGACAAGCAAGATGAGGAGAGCCAAGCATGTTAG
- a CDS encoding HlyD family secretion protein: protein MLEGLAIWALFIYLLRLVGMPWNKGTKAFAYLGGTSWLLFVWVGLLNFTPMDLSGGSVVQSPHIQLRPDSTNVSGKTTKVHIHPNQDVTEGQLIYEIDDTKYVIARDKASVQLESAEVALDTARQEVSIAKVSYRSALEDIKASIAQIESAKTDLVLQSKTLDRYQKQNSVVQHTITETDIDQQTAKVDLATHNVTTLESQLSKKEVDAENAKLDIHKAETNVSKKQTEVDSAKATLAQAQWDLNSTKVTAPTDGFVTNFILREGQRVSMMPRIQMYTEEKYVLMRVNHQAIRNIKVGQPAEFATAVYPGKIFSATVEGIVEATGEAQASLLGIDEQVRVTTGRNLQNKHHFVRLKIDEAEGYDIPVGSVGLAWVSGEKPISFMAFLDVIRGIIIRMKSQLYFFYSI, encoded by the coding sequence ATGTTAGAAGGCTTAGCAATTTGGGCACTGTTCATTTATTTACTCAGACTGGTTGGTATGCCTTGGAACAAAGGCACCAAAGCATTTGCGTACCTAGGTGGTACATCTTGGTTGTTGTTCGTGTGGGTCGGCCTGCTCAACTTTACTCCAATGGATTTATCAGGCGGTTCAGTTGTTCAATCTCCGCACATTCAATTGCGTCCAGACTCAACCAATGTGTCGGGTAAAACAACGAAAGTCCATATCCATCCAAACCAGGATGTGACTGAAGGACAACTGATCTATGAGATTGACGACACCAAATATGTGATTGCAAGAGACAAAGCAAGTGTTCAACTTGAGTCAGCTGAGGTCGCTTTAGACACGGCTCGCCAAGAAGTCAGCATAGCTAAAGTCAGCTATCGCTCGGCGCTAGAGGACATCAAAGCTTCAATTGCACAAATTGAGTCAGCGAAGACAGACTTAGTGCTGCAATCGAAAACGCTTGATCGTTACCAGAAGCAAAACAGTGTCGTACAACACACGATTACTGAAACTGACATCGACCAACAAACGGCGAAGGTAGATCTGGCGACTCATAACGTGACGACGTTGGAATCTCAACTGAGCAAGAAAGAAGTCGATGCAGAAAACGCAAAGCTCGACATTCACAAAGCCGAAACCAACGTTAGTAAAAAACAAACAGAGGTGGACTCAGCGAAAGCGACATTGGCTCAAGCACAATGGGATCTGAACAGCACCAAAGTCACCGCTCCGACGGATGGCTTTGTGACTAACTTTATTCTTCGTGAAGGTCAGCGCGTTTCAATGATGCCTCGTATTCAAATGTACACTGAAGAGAAGTACGTGTTGATGCGAGTAAACCACCAAGCGATTCGTAACATCAAAGTTGGTCAACCTGCAGAATTTGCGACGGCGGTTTACCCTGGCAAGATATTCTCGGCAACCGTAGAAGGCATTGTTGAGGCGACAGGTGAAGCACAGGCGAGCTTGCTCGGTATCGATGAACAGGTACGTGTCACCACAGGTCGAAACCTTCAGAACAAGCACCACTTTGTGCGTTTAAAGATCGATGAAGCAGAAGGCTACGATATTCCTGTTGGTTCTGTCGGTTTAGCATGGGTGAGCGGTGAGAAGCCGATTAGCTTTATGGCGTTCCTAGATGTCATACGCGGGATCATCATTCGAATGAAGTCTCAGCTGTACTTCTTCTACTCTATCTAA